A window of the Deltaproteobacteria bacterium genome harbors these coding sequences:
- a CDS encoding aminotransferase class I/II-fold pyridoxal phosphate-dependent enzyme, which produces MTMIKFQEEIQPLLQEEFSKRRDNKSNQMEGKTRISVGYPVYGVEEVMAALETLLDLRLSQGEKTEAFERQFAAYVGMPSSIAVNSGSSANLLALNALIDCGYLKRGDEVIVPAATFATVSSPIYQLGLVPVYLDVDESSWCLDPLEIEAALTKKTKLIMPVHNLGFPANMERIMKIANRHSLLVLEDCCESHGAEWQGKKVGSFGLVSTLSFFVAHNITTGEGGMIFTRDPQLEAALRSLREFGRLRGHPTRFYSDEILKDYDHRYVFTRLGFNVRMTEMVAALGLVQLNKLESLNKRRREIAGRLLREIEPFGESIRSLTPTPGTLAAYYGFPLIVKENSSFTRRELCEHLEAHGIETRAMMGGCLPDQPGFRNLSHRIVGKLERSRRLRDHAFFIGCHSGIQEEGVSHITKTLSQFLEKHSR; this is translated from the coding sequence ATGACGATGATAAAGTTTCAGGAAGAGATTCAACCGCTTCTCCAGGAAGAGTTTTCCAAGAGAAGGGATAACAAGTCCAATCAGATGGAAGGGAAGACCCGGATTAGCGTCGGTTATCCTGTCTACGGTGTCGAGGAAGTTATGGCTGCCTTGGAAACGCTGTTAGACTTGAGACTCTCACAAGGGGAAAAAACCGAGGCGTTTGAAAGACAATTCGCCGCTTATGTGGGAATGCCATCCTCGATTGCCGTGAATTCCGGTTCATCGGCCAACCTTCTCGCTCTGAATGCCCTGATCGATTGCGGCTATCTGAAACGAGGCGATGAGGTCATTGTTCCAGCGGCCACCTTCGCCACGGTTTCTTCCCCCATTTATCAGCTGGGACTCGTTCCGGTTTATCTGGATGTTGACGAAAGCTCTTGGTGTCTCGATCCTCTGGAAATTGAAGCGGCTCTCACGAAGAAAACAAAACTGATCATGCCGGTTCACAATCTCGGTTTCCCGGCAAATATGGAAAGGATCATGAAAATTGCGAATCGACACAGTCTTCTTGTTCTCGAAGACTGCTGTGAATCCCACGGCGCCGAATGGCAAGGGAAAAAAGTTGGTTCTTTCGGACTCGTGAGCACCTTGAGTTTTTTTGTGGCACACAACATCACCACGGGCGAGGGAGGAATGATCTTTACTCGAGATCCACAACTGGAGGCCGCACTCCGTTCCCTGCGAGAGTTTGGTCGTCTTCGAGGACACCCAACCCGCTTTTATTCTGATGAGATCCTGAAAGACTACGATCACCGTTATGTCTTTACCCGACTTGGGTTTAACGTTCGGATGACGGAAATGGTAGCAGCCCTCGGTTTGGTGCAACTCAATAAACTAGAATCTCTTAATAAACGGCGGCGTGAGATCGCTGGAAGGCTCTTGAGAGAAATCGAGCCCTTTGGTGAATCAATACGTTCTCTCACACCTACCCCTGGAACCCTTGCTGCCTATTATGGATTCCCTTTGATCGTTAAGGAAAATTCTTCCTTCACTCGACGAGAGCTTTGTGAGCACCTGGAAGCTCATGGAATTGAAACCCGTGCCATGATGGGCGGCTGTCTCCCAGACCAACCAGGCTTCCGGAATCTCTCTCATCGAATTGTGGGGAAACTCGAAAGGTCCCGTCGACTGCGGGATCATGCCTTCTTCATCGGATGTCACTCCGGTATTCAGGAAGAAGGGGTCAGTCATATTACAAAAACGTTAAGCCAATTTTTAGAAAAACACTCAAGGTAA